The Shewanella sp. NFH-SH190041 genome has a window encoding:
- a CDS encoding aminotransferase class V-fold PLP-dependent enzyme gives MINAPLTSLFPTLQQSLNGYPLCYLDTAATSQKPESVLQAMDHYYRSNNANVHRGAHQLSARATTAYEAVRHKIANFINAPRAEEIIYTSGTTHSLNLLAQGLSGMLANNDVILVDSAAHHANIVPWQELAKRTGAKVMPIGLTPQGRLDYTELTHLLVNHPVKLVAISHVSNVLGTVNDIAVLAALVHQHNALLAVDGAQAIAHLSVDVQALGCDFYAFSGHKMYGPTGVGVLWGHYAYLDKLQPLMTGGEMIETVSFSGSTYGALPNRLEAGTPPIAEVIGLGAAIDFIMALPATAKLQEQEVFNYLQQQLQSVPQITLYAAHPDNTGAVAFNLKGEHHQDVGILLDQQGIAIRCGHHCAQPLMNSLNITGCCRASVGIYTRRQDIDTFITALKGVIDLLS, from the coding sequence GTGATAAATGCCCCACTAACTTCCCTTTTCCCGACCCTGCAACAGAGCCTTAATGGCTACCCGCTGTGCTATCTGGATACCGCAGCTACCAGCCAGAAGCCAGAGTCCGTTTTGCAGGCCATGGATCATTATTACCGTAGCAATAATGCCAACGTACACCGAGGAGCTCATCAACTGTCGGCCAGAGCAACAACTGCTTATGAAGCGGTGCGCCATAAGATCGCGAACTTTATTAATGCACCGCGCGCAGAAGAAATTATCTATACCTCAGGTACCACGCATAGCCTAAATCTGCTTGCCCAGGGGCTAAGTGGCATGCTGGCTAATAACGATGTGATTTTGGTCGATAGCGCAGCCCACCACGCTAATATTGTCCCTTGGCAGGAACTGGCCAAACGCACTGGCGCAAAGGTAATGCCGATTGGATTGACACCCCAAGGCAGATTAGATTACACAGAGCTTACACATCTACTGGTCAACCACCCGGTAAAATTGGTTGCTATCAGTCATGTATCCAACGTGCTCGGTACAGTTAATGATATTGCCGTCTTGGCAGCGTTAGTCCATCAACATAACGCGTTGCTTGCGGTGGACGGCGCACAGGCTATTGCCCATCTCTCAGTGGATGTACAGGCGCTAGGTTGTGATTTTTATGCCTTTTCTGGTCATAAAATGTATGGCCCGACCGGTGTTGGGGTGCTTTGGGGACATTACGCTTATTTGGATAAATTACAGCCCCTGATGACAGGCGGCGAAATGATTGAAACAGTTAGCTTCAGTGGCTCCACTTATGGCGCGTTACCCAATCGGCTTGAAGCCGGTACACCGCCGATTGCCGAAGTTATCGGGCTCGGCGCGGCAATCGACTTTATCATGGCCCTGCCCGCCACGGCCAAGTTGCAGGAACAGGAGGTTTTTAACTATCTGCAACAACAGCTGCAAAGCGTACCACAAATTACCCTATATGCTGCCCACCCCGATAATACTGGCGCCGTGGCGTTTAATCTAAAGGGCGAGCATCATCAAGATGTTGGCATATTGCTGGACCAACAGGGCATCGCGATACGTTGTGGGCACCATTGCGCCCAACCGCTGATGAACAGCTTGAATATCACAGGTTGTTGCCGCGCGTCGGTGGGGATTTATACTCGACGCCAAGATATTGATACCTTTATT
- a CDS encoding GNAT family N-acetyltransferase yields the protein MDANPVNPVKPIILPGGYLLRCLTANDNAAMAEVIRTVSSEFGLSAAKGYGVADPNLDNLNACYPSPDACYWVICLNGHILGGAGIAPLAGVDTKSGYCELQKMYFLPTLRGKAIGKLLVQHALTFARQRGYRYCYLETTAPLKGALKLYLSLGFQHLPAPLGHTGHDACELPMLLTLTP from the coding sequence ATGGACGCTAACCCAGTCAATCCAGTCAAACCGATAATATTGCCGGGGGGATATCTGTTACGGTGCCTGACAGCAAATGATAATGCGGCGATGGCGGAAGTGATCCGCACGGTATCGAGTGAATTTGGCCTCAGTGCAGCCAAAGGCTATGGTGTGGCAGACCCCAATTTAGATAACCTCAATGCCTGTTACCCATCACCTGATGCCTGTTACTGGGTTATTTGTCTCAATGGACATATTCTGGGTGGCGCGGGAATCGCGCCCTTAGCTGGGGTTGATACCAAGTCAGGCTACTGTGAGTTACAGAAAATGTATTTTTTGCCCACGCTACGCGGCAAAGCAATAGGGAAATTACTCGTTCAGCATGCCCTGACTTTTGCCCGCCAGCGGGGATACCGCTACTGTTATCTGGAAACCACCGCGCCCCTAAAAGGCGCGCTGAAACTCTATTTATCATTAGGGTTTCAACATTTACCCGCTCCCCTGGGTCATACAGGCCATGATGCCTGCGAACTACCAATGTTATTGACGCTAACACCATAA
- the yjjX gene encoding inosine/xanthosine triphosphatase: protein MNNTINLLVGSQNPVKIQAARDAMAQYFPHAILICHGINAPSGVPAQPLTEEKTRQGALNRLDYCCAQQAADYYLTMEGGVDNFADGPATFAYIALADADGRRSVGRSANLPLPQQVFDDLLNGEELGAVMDRLFHTHNIKQAGGAIGLLTRGEASRASIYTQAILLAMAPLLHPGLYRGELPSPPQR from the coding sequence ATGAACAACACAATCAACCTACTGGTCGGATCACAAAACCCGGTAAAAATTCAGGCTGCAAGAGATGCCATGGCACAATATTTTCCCCACGCTATTTTGATCTGTCATGGTATCAATGCTCCTTCTGGCGTCCCTGCTCAACCACTCACGGAAGAGAAAACCCGTCAGGGGGCCCTTAACCGACTGGATTATTGCTGTGCACAGCAAGCAGCAGATTATTATCTGACGATGGAAGGCGGCGTTGATAATTTTGCCGATGGGCCGGCGACTTTTGCCTATATAGCTTTGGCCGATGCCGATGGTCGACGTAGTGTCGGCCGCAGTGCTAACCTGCCCCTGCCACAGCAAGTATTTGACGATTTGCTCAATGGTGAGGAATTAGGAGCTGTGATGGATAGACTATTTCACACCCATAATATTAAACAGGCCGGTGGTGCCATTGGTCTGCTAACCCGGGGGGAGGCGAGCCGGGCCAGCATTTATACCCAAGCTATTTTATTGGCCATGGCACCACTGCTACATCCGGGATTATACCGGGGAGAATTACCCTCACCGCCGCAGCGCTGA